ACAAGAAAAATATTTTCAAAAACACAGCCTTTATACAAATAACTAATGGGAGCAGCCTCAAACTTACTATCAGAATAATCATATTTATTCAAATTTAAAAACTCTTCCAAAAACGCTCTTGCTTTTACCGAAGAAACATTATTGGGGTCAAAATAAACCCCGACATTCGTATAATTAATATGAGGAAAAACCCAGACGTAACCAGCTTTTAATTGTCGATGATTTAAATGCCAAGAAAATCTGCTTACCCCTTTATTAATATTATAATACATGCCTATGTTGATTTTTGTTTCAAGACCAAGATGCCTTCTAACAATTGAACTTGAACCATCTGCGCCAACTAAATATTTGTAATAAAAGTCTCCAATAGATGTTTTTATTATGTCTTTTTTTATTTCTTCAACCGAAACATCGGTCACAATTTTTATATTTCCACAATTGTTTATTTTACTCAATTGATACTGTCCTAAATCTAATCTAGAAATAGTTTTTAAAGGATTTACAAGTTTTATGAGACGTGGTGTATTTTCAAGAAAAAAATCATACTCTTGAAAACTCCTTATTTTATCCTTTGGGATATCAAAATCAGAAACCAAGGTGGTTAACCCGCCAGCACATACCTTGGGACCTATTATTTTGTTTTTTTCTATTAGAAGAACTGATAAGCCAGTATTTTTTAGTTGTTTCGCGCATTCTAATCCGCCTGGTCCAGCACCAATAATAATAACGTCGTATATTTTTTCCATAAAAAATTATTATTAACAAATCCCCAAAGCGCCTCCTCCAGCGTTTAATATTATTTTAAAATAATATTAAACGAATCTAGTAAGGTCGAAGCTTCGGGATAAGAAAATTTTGCGCCCTTAATTTTATTCTGCATCAGGTCAATATAGTAATTTTTCGCCCCGGATAAATCTGCTTTTTCCAAAATTGTATTTTGAAATTTACTGCCTTGCAAATCAGAGCCGGAAAAATCAACTCCCGTTAAATTAGTTTTAGAGAAATCCGTTTCTTTTATAGTACAGTCAATAAATTTCGTCAATCGAATTTCTAAGCTTTGAAAATCACAAAGATCGATAACACAATTATGAAACGACCATTCTATTAATAAAGTCTTTACACTCGAAAAAGCGACACCGACTATTTTACAATTTTTAAAAACAACATTTTGAAAACTACAATTATCAATCTTAATGTTGGCAAGATTTGAGTCTGTAAAAGCACAATCGACAAACGACGCGCCGGAGAATTTACTATAACTAAAGTCACATTTTACAAATAAACAGCGAACAAATTCTTTATCCTGTAAGTCTTGTCCGGTACACTGAATCTTATTAAACGTTTCTTTTTCAAAACTTTGCTCTTCAAATTCCATAAGATTATTTTTAATTCAGCTCAATGTCAATATGACGAATCTCCGGAATCTCTCTTTGAATTTCCTCCTCAATCTTATTAATTTTAGAGCCGATTAAACGCGGAATACGATCGGCATAGTCGGCACAAAAACGAATAAACTCTTGATAGTCCTCTTTGATATCGTCATACTCTTCGCGCATCTCATTATTTTTATAAAGTTCACGCAAGAGCGACGGACCATTAAATTCAACTTCACATATAACACGATAAACACCGACATTAAGAATTGATGATTTTAAATCAATCACTCTTTCAATCGCCGGCTCGGATTCCAAGATTTCAATCAAGCGCTCTTTGGCCTCTTCGGGAATAGACCTACTCTTCAAAAGCTCCATGTTTTTCTTAATCAAAACCACTGCAATAAAACCCAACAACAAACCAACTACTATCGAACCAGCTGCATCCCAATAATGCTGACCGGTTATCATCGTTAAAACCATACTCAAAGAAGCAACCAAAATACCAAGAACGGCGACACTATCTTCATATAAAACTGCCAATGTGGTCGGATCAGCAACCTCCAAAGCTTTAAAGAATTTTCGGCCGTTGCTGTTTTTCTTTATTTCTCTAACGGCTACCAATAAAGTAAACGTCTCAATAATCAAAGATAAGCCCAAAATAATAAAAACATATTTATTTAAAAAAATCGAGTTTTCTCCACGCAACGATTCGATACCATTATAAATTGTCACACCAGCGCCAAGAAAAAAAATACCGCATGCTGAAATTAATGCCCACAAAAATCTTTCCTGACCATAACCATAATCAAAATAAGCATCCGCTTTTTTCATTGATCGTTTAATACCGACCATTAATAAACCCTGATTGGCGGTATCGGCAAAACTATGGATTGCTTCCGAAAACATAACGCTTGATCCAGAAACAAAAAAAGCAATCAACTTCATAAAAGCAATAAAAAGATTTCCCAAGAAGGCAAGCGCAACAGAAGTAAGACCAGTGGTTCTTTGATTTGACATAAAATGTTTAAAAATTATTATAATACCACAATTGTAACACATAAATTTAGATAAAAATAGATATATCTTTGACACAAAAAAGTCTTGCAAAAAAGCACGCACTATGCTAATATCTAAAATCAGCAATGGCTGATAAAAATAAAAATCAAAGGAGGAGAATAATAATATGCATCCAGGTTTAATAAACAGGACTTATCCTGTTAAAAAAACTGAAAAGGGCTATATTATCAAAGGAAAAATTTCATCAAAACTAGAACCTCAATATTTGGCAATAAATCCAAATAACGGTGAGCTATTTTTACTGCTCATAAACCTGGAATTTTCTGAAAATCGAAAACAAGGCGCAGACAAACCCAGTAAGGAGCGCTATTTCTACAAAGATAATGGAGGTTTATTTGCCATTTTAAAAGGAAACGAGGTTACTGGCTTACGCTTTGGAAATGTTACCGATGCCGACTCTTGTCCCTATTGTTGGAATGTTTACTTCACAACTCAAGACGGTGTCTCTGGTGTTATGATTTCTCCTGATCCTGACCAAATGACAAAATTAAGACCACGTTTTCAAAAAAAGGAACCTGGTTCTAAGGCAGAGGTACTAAAAACTGTTCCTTACCGAATCATTGATTAATAATTAAAGCCGCCAGTGGACTCATCGAGCACCGCGGGCTTTTTTCTTTTTCGGAAAAATAAAAAAGAGTATTCCATTTCGAAATACTCTTTTAAGTTTCTGCGCTATGTGCCACCATGGCATATAAATAAGCCACAATATAATGTGACTCCATTTCGGCAAAAGCTTTTACCTCTGGCCATGCTTCTTTTCTTGGAACATCATCAAGGAAGCGCGCTGTTTGTTGTTTTAAACAGCTTAATTGCATACCGTCATGAAACCTAATATTCAAAAGAAAAACATTTCGGTCTTCTAAACCGATATCTTCAAACACTAGACCATCTCTTGTGAAAGCATTATACAAAAAATCTCTTTCTCTGGACGAGATAATTTGCCTGCCATGTACCAGGTCATCAAAGAAAGCTTTCCACACAACGTTTTCGTTAATCGGTTTAGCCATTATCTCCTCCTCTTAAAATTCGACATGGTCGATGATTGTTGCCAAGATGAACGCAATAATTGGTTGACTGCGATAATCGGCGTACTTGTTAATTTCCCGCCATATAATGGTCAGTTTGTTCCCATGCATTCCGCTTTGTTTTTGTTGCCTACGCGCCGCTTCGGCTAAACATTCACACTCGCGGTCGGTGCAATACAACGTAATCTCTTTTAACATTGAATCAAACTGTTCTCTTTTAATTTTCACAAAGGTGGCTGGCAATTGCTCCAAAAGCGCGATTATCATCATTTTGTCGTCAGCCAATATTACTCTTGTCCGTACCAAAACTCCCAATAGCGACAACCCAGTTAGATTTTGAAGTTCAGCGACAATGGCCATTGTTTTTCTCCTTCTATTTTTTAGTTTTAATGTGCGGTTGATAATAAATTAAATTAGCACATTAGTTGACCAAAGTCAAGACGAAGTAATTCGCCAAAATTTAAAAAGGGCTTACTAATTTCTTAGCAAGCCCCAATTTTACTTCATGCAATTTTACTCTATAATACCAGCTGCATGAGCCAACATCATAGCTGTGTCGGTGTATGCATCCTTGCACACATAACTTCGGCCGCCGTGTACCAGAGACCCGGCTCGTCGAAATTCTAAATATCTGGAATAAGAAAGTTCCGTCGTGCCTGTCGTAACCGTGTCCCGCACCTGGCCACTGATGACCTTGACCTCAACGGCGAATATTGGCACCTCGTTCCCGAGAATACCACGCTCCGAGATGATGTCACCGACCTTGGTAATGGAGCCAATTTCCGTTCCAACTCCAAGCTCATTCAAGACACAACGCTTAACCGAGTCTTCAACAGATTCTCCATCCACTGAAATGGTTCCAGGAATTTCCACACACCATTTTCTGGTAGCATGTCGAAATACCAGCGACATTATTGCCTTGCCGTCGCATACCGGCAATACCGCCACGCCGACAGATCCATGCAGACCGTTGATATACACCAACCGGTCGTACAAGCCAGTCGTTACAGTTTTGCCAGGAAACAGCACCGGGTCGCGCAAAAAAGCAAAATACTTGTCCATAACGATGATTCCGCTTTTCCATGAAGTCGTCTGTCCAACCAGACCGTTAAAATTGAAATGATTATGCTTATGAAGCTCCTCAATTTCGATAATGGTAGCCGGATTGGTAACGATTTCAATCTCGCCTCGATTCACATCACCGAGGTAAACTCCAGACATCTTAATGAAGTCTAGATACTGTTTGATGTGCATCGGTACATATTTTCTATCGTCGTCAGTCATTTCTCAGCCTCTTTCTTGTTATTATTTTTATAAACAAAATAAGCGATCATCACAAACGAGCTTGAAAACAACTTGATACCATTCCCAATTATCAATGGCCAGTTTCGGATACTCCAGCCATAACAAAGCCAGATTAATCCTATCGACAAGATCATTACAAACGTCCACAGAGAAACATCCTTCGCCTCTTTAAGCTTGATAATTTTAGCCGCCTGAAATAGCGGATTAAACTCAAGCAAGGTGGTTCCAAAAGCCATCAACAATAGTGGGTCCTGCTTCGTTTTTGAAACAAATGACAATATTTCTACTATTAAAGTCTTCATCATTTCCCCCTTTACCATTATTGGCATATTTGATTATTTTCAAAGATCACAACCAATAAATATAGCACAAGTACCGCTATTTGTCAATAATATTTTCCAAATTCCTTGTTATTATATATTGTCCTTAATATTAGCCATAATATCACAATATATGGGCTTTTGCATTAATCCTAAAATTTTGATATTATCAATATATATTGCTCTGGACAAAATCACAAAAACGTGCTAATGTTAGAAGACCGTAAACTTCTATCAAAGTAATGAATTTCTGGTTTTAAAAATTATAACAAACTTCTTTGACTTAATACATAAATAATATGGCAGAAAATAAAAAAGCGCCTCTCGTGGTTCTCTTTGGACGCACCAATGTAGGCAAATCAACCCTTTTCAACGTTTTAACAGGCAAGAAAATTGCCCTAGTTTCCGACATTGAAGGTTCTACTCGCGACGCCAACACCGGCATGGTTGATTGGCAAGGTAAAAAATTCAAACTAGTTGATACTGGTGGCATCTTAGACGTTCGTCATTTAAACAAAACCAAAAAAGAAATCAAAGAAATTGGTCAGACTGACAATATCGATGCCAAGGTACAACAACAAGCCCGTGATTATTTGAAAAAGGCTGATTTGATCTTGTTTATGGTTGATGCGCAGGTTGGTATTATCGGTGATGATAAGATCATGGCTCTGGCCTTGAAGAAAATTATTCCTGAAGCAAAAAATGTCTTGTTGGTAGTAAACAAATCCGACAGTCCAAAATTGCGTCGTGATGTAAATGAATTTAATAAGCTTGCTCTAGGTGATCCAATCTCTGTTTCTGCTGTAACCAGCTCCGGTACTGGTGATTTGCTTGATATTGTGGTAAAAAATTTAAAAGTTCGCAAGACAAAAGATATTGATCTTGAGAAGGATGCGGATAAAACAATCAACGTTACCATTATCGGCAAGCCAAATGTTGGTAAATCGAGCTTTATCAATAAATTAATCGATCGCTTCTCCACCGATGAAGACGCGCAAAGAATGATTACCTCTGCGACGGCACACACCACAAGAGAACCAAAAGATGTCCAATTTAATTATCAAAACTATATTATCAATTTAATCGATACTGCCGGCATCAGCAAAAGCGCGCGCAAGAACCTAAAAAAGGGTCGCTCTCATGACGCCCTGGAAAAATTCAGTATTGAAAAATCAATCGCCACTCTAGGCAAGGCAGACATCGCTATGTTAATGATCGACATTCACGAAGGCATCACCCAACAAGAATCCAAAATCATCGACGATATTATCGAAAGACAGGTTAGTTTAATTATTGTCGCTAACAAATGGGATTTAGTCGAAGATCGCGACACAAAAAAATACAAGCAAACAATTTACAACGAATTCCCTTACGCCACCTGGGCACCAATTCAATTCATCTCTGCGCTTACTGGCGAAAAGGTTGAAAAAACCTTAGAAATGATTGTTAGACTAGCCAATGCCCGTAAAACTGAAATTAACGAAAATTATTTAACCAAGTTCTTATTAAGGATTGTAAAAAAACACGCTCCCGTTCGTGGTGGTGGTGTAAAGAATCCCTACATCTACAAGTTAAGACAGAAGCGATCAAATCCGCCAAAGTTCGAAATCGTAATTGGCTCCGATGATAATATCGACCAGACCTATGTTCGGTATATCGAGAATCGTCTCCGCGAAAATTTCAAAATCGAAGGTACTCCAGTTTTTGTAAGTGTAATTCGTAAAAAAGGCGTTCATGGTCAACATGATCTTGTTAAGCTTGCTAATCCGGAAAAAAGAAAGAAGCCAAGAATTTTCCATTCACCATCTATTGTTCGAAGGCGATAATCCCCTCTTTTATCGTCATTCCCGCGAAGGCGGGAATCCAGGTGCCTCGTATTTTATTTCACATATAAGGAAAATTAAAATAAATAAAGTTTTTTTGTTAATAATATTTATATCACGATTAGTCTCTATAATTATTGACCCACTTTTTGTGGCGCCTGGATTCCCGCCTTCGCGGGAATGACGTAAGTAATAAACTATGCCAACAGTATTAGTCGGTCTCGGCAACCCCGGTGACCAATACAAATTAACCAGACACAATGCCGGCTTTTTAGCGATTGATAAAATCGTAACCAGCCTTGGTTTGTCGTGGGAAACAAACAAGAAATTCCAAGCTGAAATTTGCAAGAACGAACAGTATATTTTTATCAAGCCGCAAACCTTTATGAATAACTCCGGACAGGTAGTGCGCGCCATTCTTTCTTATTATAAATTACTGCCCCAAAAATTTCTTATTTTTAAAGAAAGTAATGCTGATCTTTCCGATGAGCTAATCGTTATTCATGATGATCTTGATATAGAACTCGGTAAGTTTAAGAAATCAGTTGACTCTCGTGCGGCTGGCCACAATGGTGTGCAATCTATTATCAATCATTTAAAAACTAAAAACTTTACGCGTCTCCGCATCGGCATTAAAACAAAAAACCTG
This window of the Patescibacteria group bacterium genome carries:
- a CDS encoding NAD(P)/FAD-dependent oxidoreductase; translated protein: MEKIYDVIIIGAGPGGLECAKQLKNTGLSVLLIEKNKIIGPKVCAGGLTTLVSDFDIPKDKIRSFQEYDFFLENTPRLIKLVNPLKTISRLDLGQYQLSKINNCGNIKIVTDVSVEEIKKDIIKTSIGDFYYKYLVGADGSSSIVRRHLGLETKINIGMYYNINKGVSRFSWHLNHRQLKAGYVWVFPHINYTNVGVYFDPNNVSSVKARAFLEEFLNLNKYDYSDSKFEAAPISYLYKGCVFENIFLVGDAAGLASKSTGEGISFALISGEEVAKKILNQKYQMIKLNKVLVLKSRQERLLKLFILLPFMQLMLFRAFAYLVGKKWFQIYYGN
- a CDS encoding pentapeptide repeat-containing protein, producing MEFEEQSFEKETFNKIQCTGQDLQDKEFVRCLFVKCDFSYSKFSGASFVDCAFTDSNLANIKIDNCSFQNVVFKNCKIVGVAFSSVKTLLIEWSFHNCVIDLCDFQSLEIRLTKFIDCTIKETDFSKTNLTGVDFSGSDLQGSKFQNTILEKADLSGAKNYYIDLMQNKIKGAKFSYPEASTLLDSFNIILK
- a CDS encoding cation diffusion facilitator family transporter, translating into MSNQRTTGLTSVALAFLGNLFIAFMKLIAFFVSGSSVMFSEAIHSFADTANQGLLMVGIKRSMKKADAYFDYGYGQERFLWALISACGIFFLGAGVTIYNGIESLRGENSIFLNKYVFIILGLSLIIETFTLLVAVREIKKNSNGRKFFKALEVADPTTLAVLYEDSVAVLGILVASLSMVLTMITGQHYWDAAGSIVVGLLLGFIAVVLIKKNMELLKSRSIPEEAKERLIEILESEPAIERVIDLKSSILNVGVYRVICEVEFNGPSLLRELYKNNEMREEYDDIKEDYQEFIRFCADYADRIPRLIGSKINKIEEEIQREIPEIRHIDIELN
- the der gene encoding ribosome biogenesis GTPase Der; the encoded protein is MAENKKAPLVVLFGRTNVGKSTLFNVLTGKKIALVSDIEGSTRDANTGMVDWQGKKFKLVDTGGILDVRHLNKTKKEIKEIGQTDNIDAKVQQQARDYLKKADLILFMVDAQVGIIGDDKIMALALKKIIPEAKNVLLVVNKSDSPKLRRDVNEFNKLALGDPISVSAVTSSGTGDLLDIVVKNLKVRKTKDIDLEKDADKTINVTIIGKPNVGKSSFINKLIDRFSTDEDAQRMITSATAHTTREPKDVQFNYQNYIINLIDTAGISKSARKNLKKGRSHDALEKFSIEKSIATLGKADIAMLMIDIHEGITQQESKIIDDIIERQVSLIIVANKWDLVEDRDTKKYKQTIYNEFPYATWAPIQFISALTGEKVEKTLEMIVRLANARKTEINENYLTKFLLRIVKKHAPVRGGGVKNPYIYKLRQKRSNPPKFEIVIGSDDNIDQTYVRYIENRLRENFKIEGTPVFVSVIRKKGVHGQHDLVKLANPEKRKKPRIFHSPSIVRRR
- the pth gene encoding aminoacyl-tRNA hydrolase is translated as MPTVLVGLGNPGDQYKLTRHNAGFLAIDKIVTSLGLSWETNKKFQAEICKNEQYIFIKPQTFMNNSGQVVRAILSYYKLLPQKFLIFKESNADLSDELIVIHDDLDIELGKFKKSVDSRAAGHNGVQSIINHLKTKNFTRLRIGIKTKNLEKIPGVKFVLQRLPEEELTIINQTINDIIINKQFAAR